A genomic region of Pseudomonas sp. MPC6 contains the following coding sequences:
- a CDS encoding acyl-CoA dehydrogenase family protein, giving the protein MSTIEQFRQDTRAWLEANCPLSMRTGMAEGDVVWGSQNPQFPCEDARLWFERMRDKRWFCPEWPEEYGGAGLSDEQLSVLESEMRRIKCRPPQINLGIWMLGPVLLAFGSDEQKRDLLPPIARGEVRWCQGFSEPNAGSDLASLKMAARDAGDHFVVDGSKIWTSYGDKSDWMYALVRTDFSAPKHEGISLIVLDMRSPGVTPQPIDLISGKSAFCQVFFDGVKVPKSQLIGPLNGGWNLAKYLLQHERKAMSKFGEFSLPSHFDLLALMREYVPAPQTMSEHALQARATACAMNEHAYNLTVQRMGEEARAGDDIGGLMSIMKLVHTEQERDKFEVLLDAMAGHAFGWESTAFSEQQLAITRAWLSSYALTISGGASEIQLNVIAKRVLGLPEVKKVAVKTGVQP; this is encoded by the coding sequence ATGAGCACTATCGAGCAATTTCGGCAGGACACCCGTGCCTGGCTGGAGGCCAATTGCCCGCTGTCGATGCGTACCGGCATGGCAGAAGGCGATGTGGTGTGGGGCAGTCAGAACCCGCAATTTCCCTGTGAAGACGCACGCCTGTGGTTCGAACGCATGCGCGACAAGCGCTGGTTCTGTCCCGAGTGGCCTGAGGAATATGGCGGCGCGGGCCTGAGTGACGAGCAACTGTCGGTGCTGGAAAGCGAGATGCGTCGCATCAAGTGCCGCCCACCGCAAATCAACCTGGGCATCTGGATGCTCGGGCCGGTGTTGCTGGCGTTCGGCAGCGATGAGCAGAAACGCGATCTGTTGCCGCCGATCGCCCGCGGTGAAGTGCGCTGGTGCCAGGGCTTTTCCGAGCCGAACGCCGGTTCGGACCTGGCCAGCCTGAAGATGGCCGCGCGTGATGCCGGCGATCACTTCGTGGTGGACGGCAGCAAGATCTGGACCTCCTACGGCGACAAATCCGACTGGATGTATGCCCTGGTGCGCACCGACTTCAGCGCGCCTAAACACGAAGGCATCAGCCTGATCGTGCTGGACATGCGCAGCCCCGGCGTCACGCCACAGCCGATTGATTTGATCAGCGGCAAATCGGCGTTCTGCCAGGTGTTCTTCGATGGTGTGAAGGTGCCCAAGAGCCAGTTGATCGGCCCGTTGAATGGTGGCTGGAACCTGGCCAAGTACCTGTTGCAGCACGAACGCAAGGCGATGTCGAAATTCGGCGAGTTCAGCCTGCCGTCGCACTTCGATCTTCTGGCCTTGATGCGTGAATACGTGCCGGCGCCACAGACCATGAGTGAACACGCATTGCAGGCGCGGGCCACGGCCTGTGCGATGAACGAGCATGCCTACAACCTGACCGTGCAGCGCATGGGTGAAGAGGCGCGGGCCGGTGATGACATCGGCGGCCTGATGTCGATCATGAAACTGGTGCACACCGAACAGGAGCGCGACAAGTTCGAAGTACTGCTCGACGCCATGGCCGGGCACGCTTTCGGCTGGGAGAGCACGGCATTCAGCGAGCAGCAACTGGCGATCACCCGTGCCTGGCTCAGCAGCTATGCGCTGACCATTTCGGGTGGGGCTTCGGAGATCCAGCTCAATGTCATCGCCAAGCGCGTGCTTGGTTTGCCTGAAGTGAAGAAGGTTGCCGTGAAAACAGGAGTACAGCCATGA
- a CDS encoding acyl-CoA dehydrogenase family protein has translation MFVDLTPEQHALRHKVRDYFQALMTPDLRDQLRGKEGGDLFRQTIRQMGRDGWLAVGWPKAHGGQGYAATEQLIFFEEANIAGAPLPFVTISTVGPALMTHGSELQKERFLPGIAAGEIMFAIGYSEPGAGSDLAVLKTSARQDDEGFVVNGNKLWTSGAESADFVWLAARTDPTEARHKGISLLIVDTTTPGFSHTLIPTTSIPTTATYYDNVRVPSEMLVGQLNGGWKLITSQLNHERLGLGTWSDKVVALFRRVYLWARARDEQGRRAMDKAWVRSSLAECYARLEAMRLINMRIAADLELERMNVALSSTTKVFGSESAIEILRKLAAIVGANGSMRSGSAATLLQGELEFELRSAPTLTFGGGTNEIQRELIAQFGLGMPRTQR, from the coding sequence ATGTTCGTCGACCTCACTCCCGAACAACATGCCCTGCGCCACAAGGTGCGGGACTATTTCCAGGCCCTGATGACCCCGGACCTGCGCGACCAGTTGCGCGGCAAGGAAGGCGGCGATCTGTTTCGCCAGACCATCCGCCAGATGGGGCGCGACGGCTGGCTGGCGGTCGGCTGGCCCAAGGCCCATGGCGGTCAGGGCTACGCCGCCACCGAACAGTTGATCTTCTTTGAAGAAGCCAACATTGCCGGGGCGCCGCTGCCGTTCGTGACCATCAGCACTGTCGGCCCGGCCTTGATGACCCATGGCAGCGAGCTGCAGAAAGAGCGTTTTCTGCCGGGGATCGCCGCGGGCGAAATCATGTTCGCCATCGGTTACTCCGAACCCGGCGCCGGCAGCGATCTGGCGGTGCTGAAAACCAGTGCCCGCCAGGACGATGAAGGCTTCGTGGTCAATGGCAACAAGCTGTGGACGTCGGGTGCCGAATCGGCCGATTTCGTCTGGCTGGCGGCCCGCACCGATCCGACCGAGGCGCGGCATAAGGGCATTTCGCTGTTGATCGTCGATACCACGACGCCGGGCTTCTCCCACACCCTGATTCCTACTACCAGCATTCCGACCACGGCCACCTACTACGACAACGTGCGGGTGCCCAGCGAGATGCTGGTGGGTCAGTTGAACGGCGGCTGGAAGCTGATCACCTCGCAACTGAACCACGAACGCCTCGGCCTGGGCACCTGGTCGGACAAGGTGGTGGCGCTGTTTCGCCGGGTCTACCTGTGGGCGCGAGCCCGCGACGAGCAGGGCCGTCGGGCGATGGACAAGGCCTGGGTGCGCAGCTCGCTGGCCGAGTGTTATGCGCGCCTGGAAGCGATGCGCCTGATCAACATGCGCATCGCCGCCGACCTTGAGCTCGAACGCATGAACGTCGCGCTGAGTTCGACCACCAAGGTGTTCGGCTCGGAGTCGGCGATCGAGATCCTGCGCAAGCTGGCGGCGATCGTCGGCGCCAATGGTTCGATGCGCAGCGGCTCGGCGGCCACCCTGTTGCAGGGTGAACTGGAATTTGAATTGCGCTCTGCCCCGACCCTGACCTTTGGCGGCGGCACCAATGAAATCCAGCGTGAGCTGATCGCCCAGTTTGGCCTCGGCATGCCGCGTACCCAACGCTGA
- a CDS encoding lipid-transfer protein: MTDSSISGRAAIVGLGATEFSKNSGRTELRLALEATLSALKDAGIDPSEVEGFSSYSVDKVPEYEIARLLGCKDVKFFSQVPHGGGAACGPVMHAAMAVATGMAKVVVVYRAMNERSWYRFGTGNYGFASAPTFDNVNYGWYMPHGFHTPAAWVGMFAQRYMHTYGATSEDFGRIAVAARDFAATNPQAFFHGKPITLEEHQASRWICEPLHLLDCCQESDGAVAMVITSAERARDLRQKPVTIKAGSQGISHGQQSMTSFYRDDITGLPEMGVVARELYRQSGLGPESFQTAVIYDHFTPFVLPQLEEFGFAKRGEAKEFIRAGHHARGGKLPINTHGGQLGEAYIHGMNGIAEAVRQVRGTAVNQVADVQNVLVTAGTGVPTSGLILGAA, translated from the coding sequence ATGACTGATTCATCGATTTCCGGGCGTGCCGCGATCGTTGGTCTAGGCGCAACCGAATTTTCCAAGAACTCCGGACGCACCGAATTGCGCCTGGCCCTGGAGGCCACCTTGAGTGCTCTCAAGGACGCCGGCATCGACCCGAGCGAGGTCGAGGGTTTCAGTTCCTATTCCGTGGACAAGGTCCCGGAATACGAAATTGCCCGTTTGCTCGGTTGCAAGGACGTGAAGTTTTTCTCGCAAGTACCCCACGGTGGCGGCGCGGCTTGCGGGCCGGTGATGCACGCGGCCATGGCAGTGGCGACCGGGATGGCGAAAGTGGTGGTGGTGTATCGCGCCATGAACGAACGCTCCTGGTATCGCTTCGGTACCGGTAACTACGGCTTCGCTTCTGCGCCAACCTTCGACAACGTCAACTACGGCTGGTACATGCCCCACGGCTTCCATACGCCGGCAGCCTGGGTCGGCATGTTTGCCCAGCGCTACATGCACACCTATGGCGCCACCAGCGAAGACTTCGGCCGGATCGCAGTGGCGGCGCGGGATTTTGCCGCCACCAACCCCCAGGCGTTTTTCCACGGCAAGCCGATCACCCTGGAAGAACACCAGGCCTCGCGCTGGATCTGCGAACCGCTGCACCTGCTCGATTGCTGCCAGGAATCCGATGGCGCCGTGGCGATGGTCATCACCTCGGCCGAGCGCGCCCGTGACCTTCGGCAGAAACCGGTGACCATCAAGGCCGGTTCCCAGGGTATCAGCCACGGCCAGCAGAGCATGACCTCGTTCTACCGCGACGACATTACCGGGCTGCCGGAAATGGGCGTGGTCGCCCGCGAGCTGTATCGCCAGTCAGGCCTGGGCCCGGAGTCTTTCCAGACCGCCGTGATCTACGACCATTTCACCCCGTTCGTATTGCCGCAGCTGGAAGAGTTCGGTTTCGCCAAGCGCGGTGAAGCCAAGGAATTCATCCGCGCCGGGCACCACGCCCGTGGCGGCAAACTGCCGATCAACACCCATGGCGGGCAATTGGGCGAAGCCTACATCCACGGCATGAACGGCATCGCCGAAGCGGTTCGCCAGGTGCGTGGCACGGCGGTCAACCAGGTGGCGGATGTGCAGAACGTGCTGGTCACCGCCGGCACCGGCGTACCCACCAGCGGCCTGATTCTCGGCGCAGCCTAA
- a CDS encoding MaoC family dehydratase, whose product MTSKNTKRFEDVRPGEVLPELAVPITVTLINGGAIATRDYFPGHHDAEAARALGSPHVFMNILTTNGLVQRFIEQWAGPLAQFTALKIKLGAPNYPGDCMTFSGSVTGVDAHTRSVDITLSGKNSMGNHVTGTVALVLP is encoded by the coding sequence ATGACCTCGAAGAACACCAAGCGCTTTGAAGACGTGCGCCCCGGCGAAGTACTGCCGGAGCTTGCCGTCCCAATCACGGTGACCCTGATCAACGGCGGCGCGATTGCCACCCGTGATTACTTCCCCGGCCACCACGACGCAGAAGCGGCCCGTGCCTTGGGTTCGCCCCACGTGTTCATGAACATCCTCACCACCAACGGGTTGGTGCAGCGGTTCATCGAGCAGTGGGCCGGACCGCTGGCGCAATTCACCGCGCTGAAAATCAAGCTCGGCGCACCGAACTACCCCGGCGACTGCATGACCTTCAGCGGCAGCGTCACCGGCGTCGATGCGCACACCCGCTCGGTGGACATCACCTTGAGCGGCAAAAATTCCATGGGCAACCACGTGACCGGCACGGTCGCGCTGGTCCTGCCCTGA
- a CDS encoding acyl-CoA dehydrogenase family protein has protein sequence MDFELSEDQRAIAQMADSLFVDHCHDDYMRQWDTSGEPMMAPLWKLCIETGLQALAIPEEHGGSGLGMTELMLVLQAQGKALAQVPLWRHQLAAATLARFDASDSAGWVAKAASGEALLSLSVDALSSALGIELQAQATEGGWSVNGRVAALSLGDQAQAALVLAQVDGQPRLLLLDLAAPEIQRVSAVLTHGEAVADLHIEGLTVSGAALLPAEAVAWLELRSVAALAALQLGVSEEQIRRTVAYVSERRQFERSIGSFQAVQMSMADTHIAVEALRTVLWQLAYRIDAGLLAPSEALATAWMACEAGHRIGHVAQHVHGGIGVDLTYPIHRFLYWSRGLCLALGGSAANLERLGDWLNDNDKLGWKYDLEEHQAL, from the coding sequence ATGGATTTCGAATTAAGTGAAGACCAGCGCGCCATTGCGCAAATGGCCGACAGCCTGTTTGTCGACCATTGCCATGACGACTACATGCGCCAATGGGACACCAGCGGCGAACCGATGATGGCGCCGCTGTGGAAGCTCTGCATCGAGACCGGGCTGCAGGCCCTGGCCATCCCCGAAGAACACGGTGGCAGCGGTTTGGGCATGACCGAGCTGATGCTGGTGTTGCAGGCTCAAGGCAAGGCCCTGGCCCAGGTGCCGTTGTGGCGCCATCAACTGGCGGCCGCGACCCTGGCTCGTTTTGACGCCAGCGACAGTGCGGGATGGGTCGCCAAGGCGGCGTCCGGCGAGGCGCTGTTGAGCCTGTCCGTCGATGCGTTGAGCAGTGCGCTGGGCATTGAGTTGCAGGCGCAGGCGACTGAGGGGGGCTGGTCGGTCAATGGCCGGGTCGCGGCCCTGTCCCTGGGTGATCAAGCCCAGGCTGCACTGGTATTGGCGCAGGTCGACGGCCAACCGCGCTTGCTGCTGTTGGACCTGGCAGCGCCCGAAATCCAACGGGTGTCGGCGGTATTGACCCACGGCGAAGCGGTGGCCGACCTGCATATCGAGGGCTTGACCGTGAGCGGCGCAGCGCTGCTGCCGGCCGAGGCCGTTGCCTGGCTGGAACTGCGCAGCGTGGCGGCGCTGGCTGCCCTGCAACTGGGGGTCAGCGAAGAGCAGATCCGCCGCACCGTGGCCTATGTCAGCGAGCGCCGGCAGTTCGAGCGCAGCATCGGCAGCTTTCAGGCCGTGCAGATGAGCATGGCCGACACCCATATCGCCGTCGAAGCCTTGCGCACGGTGCTGTGGCAACTGGCCTACCGCATCGATGCCGGCTTGCTGGCGCCTTCCGAAGCCCTGGCCACCGCGTGGATGGCCTGTGAAGCGGGGCACCGCATTGGCCATGTCGCGCAACACGTGCATGGCGGCATCGGCGTCGACCTGACGTACCCGATCCACCGTTTTCTCTACTGGAGCCGTGGCCTGTGTCTTGCCCTGGGGGGTTCGGCAGCAAACCTGGAGCGCCTGGGCGACTGGCTCAACGATAACGACAAGCTGGGATGGAAATATGACCTCGAAGAACACCAAGCGCTTTGA
- a CDS encoding OB-fold domain-containing protein: MADPQLLSNVRALVGREYGRVYAWDEVNAPMIRQWCEVMGVDNPLYTDAGFALGTVHEGLIAPPAMLQVWTMEGLHANNYPPGSTDENPYEVLKEMEAYGYASTVAVNSELSFTRPVRLGEKLYYTTRLDSVGDEKTTALGTGFFVTLVMSHFVEKAGGDEPVGQLLFRVFKFRAANAQAPAKVEAAPVKAKRPLPGISDDTRFFWEGCEKGQLLIQRCTACQTLRHPPAPVCIQCHSFDWDTLQASGRASLYSFVVMHYPEVPPFDYPNPIGLIELEEGVRLIAGLVGIEREQLQIGQRLQVEFQTFDDQLTLPLFRPVDA; the protein is encoded by the coding sequence TTGGCTGATCCACAATTGCTATCCAATGTGCGCGCCCTGGTGGGGCGCGAGTACGGCCGCGTGTATGCCTGGGACGAGGTCAATGCCCCGATGATTCGCCAGTGGTGCGAAGTCATGGGCGTGGACAACCCGCTATACACCGACGCGGGTTTTGCCTTGGGCACCGTCCATGAGGGCCTGATCGCTCCGCCTGCGATGTTGCAGGTGTGGACCATGGAAGGCCTGCACGCCAACAACTATCCACCTGGCTCCACCGACGAGAACCCTTACGAGGTGCTCAAGGAAATGGAAGCCTACGGCTATGCCTCCACCGTGGCGGTGAACTCCGAGCTGAGTTTCACCCGCCCGGTGCGCCTGGGCGAAAAGCTCTACTACACCACGCGCCTGGACTCGGTTGGCGATGAAAAAACCACCGCCCTGGGCACTGGTTTCTTCGTCACCCTGGTCATGAGCCACTTTGTCGAAAAAGCCGGCGGAGACGAGCCGGTCGGCCAATTGCTGTTTCGCGTCTTCAAGTTCCGCGCGGCGAATGCCCAGGCACCTGCCAAGGTCGAGGCGGCACCGGTCAAGGCCAAGCGCCCGCTGCCGGGCATCAGCGACGACACCCGGTTCTTCTGGGAAGGCTGCGAGAAGGGCCAATTGCTGATCCAGCGCTGCACCGCGTGCCAGACCCTGCGCCATCCACCGGCGCCGGTATGCATCCAGTGCCACAGCTTCGACTGGGACACCTTGCAGGCCAGCGGCCGCGCCAGCCTGTACTCGTTCGTGGTGATGCACTACCCCGAAGTGCCGCCGTTCGATTACCCCAACCCGATCGGCCTGATCGAGCTGGAGGAGGGCGTGCGCCTGATTGCCGGCCTGGTCGGTATCGAGCGCGAGCAACTGCAGATCGGCCAGCGCTTGCAGGTCGAGTTCCAGACCTTCGATGACCAGTTGACGCTGCCTTTGTTCCGGCCGGTAGACGCCTAG
- a CDS encoding SDR family oxidoreductase, with translation MELHSGLDYSGKVVLVTGGTKGIGAGIALGFLAANARVIVCARREPEQVPAQGGKRATFIAADVRDHDSLQRLFATIERDFGRLDVVVNNAGGSPSADAATASPRFHESIIGLNLIAPLNVAQHANRLMQAQVQGGCIVFIGSISALRSSPGTAAYGAAKAGVLALVQSLAVEWGPKVRVVTVSPGLVQTEQSHLHYGSEAGIAAVAAGIPAARMAVAEDIANACLYIASPLASYASGCNLLLHGGGERPAFLDAAQVLPT, from the coding sequence ATGGAGCTGCATTCGGGTCTTGATTACAGCGGCAAGGTGGTGCTGGTCACCGGTGGCACCAAGGGCATCGGCGCCGGTATTGCGCTGGGGTTCCTGGCCGCGAACGCACGGGTGATCGTCTGTGCCCGGCGCGAACCTGAACAGGTGCCGGCGCAGGGTGGCAAGCGCGCGACCTTCATCGCCGCGGATGTGCGGGACCACGATTCCCTGCAACGCCTGTTCGCCACCATCGAGCGCGACTTCGGGCGCCTCGACGTGGTGGTCAACAACGCCGGCGGCAGCCCTTCCGCCGACGCAGCCACGGCGTCGCCCAGGTTTCATGAAAGCATCATCGGTCTGAACCTGATCGCGCCGCTCAACGTCGCCCAGCACGCCAACCGGCTGATGCAGGCCCAGGTGCAGGGCGGTTGCATCGTCTTTATCGGCAGCATCAGTGCGCTGCGTTCCTCGCCAGGCACCGCCGCTTACGGCGCGGCCAAGGCCGGGGTGCTGGCGCTGGTGCAATCGCTGGCGGTGGAGTGGGGGCCCAAGGTGCGGGTGGTCACGGTCAGCCCGGGGCTGGTACAGACCGAGCAGTCGCACCTGCACTACGGCTCCGAGGCCGGTATCGCCGCCGTCGCGGCCGGCATTCCGGCCGCGCGCATGGCGGTGGCCGAAGACATCGCCAACGCCTGTCTCTACATCGCATCGCCGCTGGCCAGTTACGCCAGCGGTTGCAACCTGTTGCTGCATGGCGGTGGTGAACGCCCGGCATTTCTCGATGCCGCGCAGGTTCTGCCCACCTGA
- a CDS encoding enoyl-CoA hydratase: MSDSSAAPVLLERPLPGVALLRLNRPQATNALSLELQALLSRYFSELAIDPEVRCIVLTGGDKVFAAGGDINSMAGVGAIDIYKRHTERVWGPIQHCPKPVIAAICGYAYGGGCELAMHADLIVAGRSARFCQPEIRIGIMPGIGGTQRLVRAVGKVKAMRMALTGQPISAEEAWVAGLISDLVDDDQVQAHALELARVIAAMPALAAEQIKEVILAGMDAPLEAGLALERKANALLFASRDQKEGMQAFIEKRPAQFEGY, from the coding sequence ATGTCCGACTCATCCGCTGCACCGGTTCTGCTCGAACGCCCACTGCCCGGCGTGGCCCTGCTGCGGCTCAACCGCCCGCAGGCGACCAACGCCTTGAGCCTGGAATTGCAGGCGCTGCTGTCGCGTTATTTCAGTGAACTTGCGATCGACCCCGAGGTGCGTTGCATCGTGCTGACCGGCGGTGACAAGGTGTTCGCCGCCGGTGGCGACATCAACAGCATGGCCGGGGTCGGCGCCATCGATATCTACAAGCGCCACACCGAACGGGTCTGGGGGCCGATCCAGCACTGCCCGAAACCGGTGATTGCGGCAATTTGCGGTTATGCCTATGGCGGCGGCTGTGAGCTGGCAATGCATGCCGACCTGATTGTCGCCGGCCGCAGCGCGCGCTTCTGCCAACCGGAAATCCGCATCGGCATCATGCCCGGCATCGGTGGCACCCAGCGGCTGGTGCGCGCGGTGGGCAAGGTCAAGGCAATGCGCATGGCGCTCACCGGCCAGCCGATCAGCGCCGAGGAAGCCTGGGTCGCCGGACTGATCAGTGACCTGGTCGACGATGACCAGGTACAAGCCCACGCCCTGGAGCTGGCGCGTGTCATCGCCGCCATGCCGGCCCTGGCCGCCGAGCAGATCAAGGAAGTGATCCTGGCGGGCATGGACGCGCCACTGGAAGCAGGCCTGGCGCTGGAGCGCAAGGCCAATGCATTGTTGTTCGCCTCACGGGATCAGAAGGAAGGCATGCAGGCGTTTATCGAGAAACGCCCGGCGCAGTTTGAGGGGTATTAA
- a CDS encoding DUF6124 family protein, translating to MIKQTPNPPDTDPATPSETIDSNNSHPPSERIPSAADIRSTPRKLCTMFIVNPELDTETLLAHACESLASANVMALDLADHMEGTSRNALLGIAQVIMLGELAVNRALDRIDRVE from the coding sequence ATGATCAAGCAGACACCAAACCCGCCGGACACCGATCCGGCAACGCCCTCAGAAACCATCGACTCCAACAATTCCCACCCACCCTCCGAACGCATTCCCTCTGCCGCCGACATCCGGTCCACTCCGCGCAAGCTTTGCACCATGTTCATCGTCAACCCGGAACTCGATACCGAAACCCTGCTGGCCCACGCCTGTGAGTCGCTGGCTTCGGCCAATGTCATGGCGCTGGATCTGGCGGATCATATGGAAGGGACGAGTCGCAACGCCCTGTTGGGGATTGCCCAGGTCATTATGCTGGGCGAACTGGCGGTGAACCGGGCGTTGGATCGGATTGATCGGGTTGAATAG
- a CDS encoding SDR family oxidoreductase: MMTLNQNNKNGRVHGKVALVTGGAKGIGAASVRVLAAEGAQVLISDLDVEAGQALAAEIGPAAAFIRHDVSSEDAWRQVIDHVRERYGRLDILVNNAGILIAGSIEETSLQAWQQVMRVNADSVFLGCREGIALMKGSGGSIINLSSVAALAGRDDYLAYSASKGAVAALSRSVAALCRRRRYRIRCNTLHPDGVLTDMTRGSLPAGVDPDRMTIDSDPMNRMCRPEDVAASVLFLASDEARAINGVELRIDSGQMVMSI; encoded by the coding sequence ATGATGACGCTCAATCAAAACAACAAGAACGGCCGGGTTCACGGCAAAGTCGCGCTGGTCACCGGCGGCGCCAAGGGGATCGGCGCTGCCAGCGTGCGGGTGCTGGCGGCCGAAGGGGCCCAGGTGCTGATCAGCGACCTGGACGTCGAGGCAGGCCAGGCCCTGGCGGCTGAAATCGGGCCGGCTGCAGCCTTTATCCGCCACGACGTCAGCAGTGAAGACGCGTGGCGCCAGGTCATCGACCATGTGCGCGAGCGCTACGGGCGTCTGGATATCCTGGTCAACAATGCCGGCATCCTGATCGCCGGCTCGATTGAAGAGACCAGTCTGCAGGCGTGGCAACAGGTGATGCGGGTGAATGCCGACAGTGTGTTTCTGGGCTGTCGCGAAGGCATCGCGTTGATGAAGGGCAGCGGTGGTTCGATCATCAACCTATCGTCCGTCGCGGCCCTGGCCGGGCGTGACGATTACCTGGCTTACAGCGCCTCCAAGGGCGCGGTGGCGGCATTGTCGCGTTCGGTGGCGGCGCTTTGCCGGCGGCGCAGATACCGCATCCGCTGCAACACGCTGCACCCGGATGGCGTGCTCACCGACATGACCCGTGGCAGCCTCCCCGCAGGCGTCGACCCCGACCGCATGACCATCGACAGCGACCCGATGAACCGCATGTGCCGGCCCGAGGACGTGGCGGCCAGCGTGCTGTTCCTGGCGAGCGATGAAGCCCGGGCGATCAATGGTGTCGAGTTGCGCATTGATAGCGGGCAGATGGTGATGAGTATCTAG
- a CDS encoding FAD-binding protein: protein MATFDDSFCTPIQTPLQVADSSALLWDEHCDVLIIGWGAAGACSALEARAQGADVLIADRFTGGGASAKSGGVVYAGGGTRHQQAAGFSDTPEAMFDYLKHETQNVVSDDTLRRFCADSVSNLDWLESHGAPYGHQMPPGGKTSYPPDGYFLYYSGNELVPQHGGPLPPAPRGHRTVGKGQCGAVLYAHLKDACLRAGARPLLQAAAKRLVVDAQGRVVGAEMWCMTPGTPQAQLHARLAARAERLQNFAAGYCKKLRQRIGQLERDFARPRLVHARNGVILSTGGFIFNRELIKRHAPKFERNFKVGATGCDGSGLRLGTSVGGQGAALERVSAWRFINPPYSWHKGIVVNREGRRFCNEEVYGATLGQPLMEEQGGKAWLVLDAPLRKKAIREALFGGYWWFQSLPALVLMLFKVRKGKSLSELANATAMDPAVLRASVLAANAAARGEAPEPFGKSEGGRQVLEQGPFYACDISVTNPVFPLGALTLGGLRVDERSGAVLDQQGQAIAGLYAAGRSALGIPSHLYISGLSLADCVFSGRRAGAAVARPHGQQFETTHAHEMT, encoded by the coding sequence ATGGCGACGTTCGATGACAGTTTCTGCACGCCGATCCAGACACCTTTGCAGGTCGCCGACAGCAGCGCGTTGCTGTGGGACGAGCACTGCGATGTATTGATTATCGGGTGGGGCGCGGCCGGGGCCTGCTCGGCGCTGGAGGCCCGCGCCCAGGGTGCCGATGTCCTGATTGCCGACCGATTCACCGGTGGCGGTGCCAGTGCCAAGAGTGGCGGGGTGGTCTACGCCGGTGGCGGTACCCGCCATCAGCAGGCGGCAGGGTTCAGCGACACGCCCGAAGCCATGTTTGACTACCTCAAGCATGAAACCCAAAACGTGGTCAGCGACGACACCCTGCGGCGCTTCTGCGCCGACAGCGTCAGCAACCTCGACTGGCTGGAAAGCCACGGTGCGCCCTATGGCCACCAGATGCCGCCGGGCGGCAAGACTTCGTACCCGCCTGACGGCTACTTTCTCTATTACTCCGGCAACGAACTGGTCCCGCAGCATGGCGGACCGCTGCCACCGGCACCACGGGGTCATCGCACCGTGGGCAAAGGCCAGTGCGGCGCGGTGCTGTATGCACATCTCAAGGACGCGTGCCTGCGCGCCGGGGCCCGGCCATTGCTGCAAGCGGCAGCCAAACGCCTGGTGGTTGATGCGCAGGGGCGGGTGGTGGGTGCCGAGATGTGGTGCATGACGCCCGGCACCCCGCAAGCGCAGTTGCATGCGCGCCTGGCCGCTCGCGCCGAACGTTTACAGAACTTCGCCGCGGGTTACTGCAAGAAGCTGCGCCAGCGCATCGGCCAGCTCGAACGGGACTTCGCCCGGCCACGGCTGGTGCACGCCCGCAACGGCGTCATCCTCAGTACCGGCGGTTTCATTTTCAATCGCGAACTGATCAAACGGCACGCGCCGAAATTCGAGCGTAACTTCAAAGTCGGTGCCACAGGCTGTGACGGCAGCGGCCTGCGCCTGGGGACCAGCGTCGGTGGTCAAGGCGCTGCACTGGAGCGTGTTTCGGCCTGGCGCTTTATCAACCCGCCGTACAGTTGGCACAAGGGCATCGTCGTCAATCGCGAAGGCCGGCGTTTCTGCAACGAAGAAGTCTATGGCGCCACCCTGGGCCAACCCTTGATGGAAGAGCAGGGCGGCAAAGCCTGGCTGGTGCTGGATGCGCCGTTGCGCAAGAAAGCCATCCGTGAGGCACTGTTTGGCGGCTATTGGTGGTTTCAAAGCTTGCCCGCCCTGGTGCTGATGCTGTTCAAGGTGCGCAAGGGCAAGAGCCTGAGCGAATTGGCCAATGCGACGGCCATGGACCCTGCCGTACTGCGTGCCTCGGTGCTGGCTGCCAACGCAGCCGCCCGTGGCGAGGCGCCGGAGCCGTTCGGCAAGTCCGAGGGCGGACGCCAGGTGCTGGAACAGGGGCCTTTTTATGCCTGCGATATCTCGGTGACCAATCCGGTATTCCCCCTGGGCGCCCTGACCCTGGGCGGCTTGCGCGTGGATGAACGCAGCGGCGCAGTGCTGGACCAGCAGGGGCAAGCCATAGCGGGTTTGTACGCAGCCGGACGCAGCGCCCTGGGCATACCTTCGCATTTGTACATCAGCGGCCTGTCCCTGGCCGACTGCGTGTTCTCCGGTCGTCGTGCCGGTGCCGCCGTCGCGCGCCCGCACGGCCAGCAATTCGAAACGACCCACGCACATGAGATGACATGA